Proteins encoded by one window of Phoenix dactylifera cultivar Barhee BC4 unplaced genomic scaffold, palm_55x_up_171113_PBpolish2nd_filt_p 000121F, whole genome shotgun sequence:
- the LOC103713483 gene encoding exosome complex component RRP41 homolog, giving the protein MEYVNPLTGFRLDGRRPNEMRQIRGEIGVVAKADGSALFEMGNTKVIAAVYGPREVQNKGQQINNRALVRCEYSMANFSTGDRRRRPKGDRRSTEISLVIRQTMEACILTHLLPHSQIDIFVQVLQADGGTRSACINAATLALADAGIPMRDIVTSCSAGYLCSTPLLDLNYIEDSAGGPDVTVGMLAKMDKVTLLQMDAKLPMDIFENVMQLAIEGCKAVAHYIREVLLEHTKQLECHRGA; this is encoded by the exons ATGGAGTACGTGAATCCCCTCACTGGCTTTCGCTTAGATGGTCGCCGTCCCAACGAA ATGAGGCAGATTCGTGGAGAGATCGGCGTTGTTGCCAAGGCCGATGG CTCTGCCCTTTTCGAGATGGGAAACACCAAGGTTATCGCTGCTGTGTATGGACCCAGAGAG GTCCAGAATAAGGGCCAACAGATTAACAATCGAGCACTG GTACGCTGTGAGTATAGTATGGCTAATTTTAGCACCGGAGATAGGAGAAGAAGACCGAAAGGTGACAG GCGGTCTACTGAAATATCTTTAGTTATTCGCCAAACCATGGAGGCATGTATCTTGACACATTTATTGCCACATTCCCAG ATTGATATATTTGTCCAAGTTCTTCAAGCTGATGGTG GAACAAGATCAGCATGCATCAATGCTGCAACATTAGCGCTTGCAGATGCTGGGATTCCAATGCGTGATATAGTTACCTCCTGTAGTGCTGGATATCTTTGCTCCACTCCTTTGCTTG ATCTAAACTATATAGAGGATAGTGCTGGAGGCCCAGATGTCACGGTGGGCATGCTTGCAAAGATGGATAAAGTCACTCTTCTTCAG ATGGATGCAAAGCTACCAATGGATATTTTTGAAAATGTAATGCAACTTGCAATAGAAGGATGCAAAGCAGTAGCTCACTACATACGAGAA GTTCTACTGGAGCACACAAAGCAGCTGGAGTGTCATCGTGGTGCATAG